One region of Alcanivorax sediminis genomic DNA includes:
- a CDS encoding OmpP1/FadL family transporter, whose protein sequence is MSVKPFSRLGAAALFSTLLSAPAFAAMGNTASTYGLLPTDVGTAQGLSLFNTQASAIYYNPAYLTQDERGELTVGLMHGEHELDVNSLGNPSGGGAAVIRDGSRANVADTQQQIIALKTDLTDMTKFDHPIYFAIVAGVEKFGEEMIAFESKNSREGQNFQYGRQPLFLSIGGGLEGGNGISTGASVLVSLRNEATLIASADLAGETQYEELNVSAKPVIRPVLSLNLEYDKMFCGREDCGIWTGLETAFAFRGHTESRTAVESNLTIPGTVIDPGITVLIDTIDSYQPDIFSGGILYHFSDNFRAAISVEQQNWSDLEDELARDTVRDQANAKFKDIIVPRIGAEWTVNKHMILFGGAAYQESPLESLQTPDVNFYDNDKIIIGLGSSLIIHNPPILAYPVRLDFGYQYQMLEEREFELTSTEPGVTNPYERVSTEGDVHVFSGSVTLKF, encoded by the coding sequence ATGTCCGTCAAACCCTTTAGCCGTCTGGGGGCTGCAGCCCTTTTCTCGACCCTGCTGAGCGCCCCGGCCTTCGCCGCCATGGGTAATACAGCCAGTACTTATGGCTTGTTGCCCACCGACGTGGGTACAGCGCAGGGGCTTTCCCTCTTCAATACCCAGGCTTCCGCGATTTATTACAACCCCGCCTACCTGACTCAGGATGAGCGAGGTGAGCTGACAGTCGGGTTGATGCACGGTGAACACGAACTGGACGTAAACAGCCTGGGCAACCCCAGCGGTGGTGGTGCTGCCGTAATCCGGGACGGCAGCCGCGCGAATGTTGCAGACACCCAGCAACAGATCATTGCCCTCAAGACTGATCTGACGGATATGACCAAGTTCGACCATCCAATCTATTTCGCGATCGTCGCTGGTGTAGAAAAGTTCGGTGAAGAGATGATTGCCTTTGAGTCCAAGAACTCACGCGAAGGTCAGAACTTCCAATACGGACGTCAGCCGCTGTTCCTGAGCATTGGTGGCGGGCTTGAAGGCGGTAACGGTATATCTACCGGTGCATCTGTCCTCGTTTCCCTGCGTAATGAAGCCACACTGATTGCCAGTGCGGATCTGGCAGGGGAAACCCAGTACGAAGAATTGAATGTGTCGGCCAAGCCGGTGATTCGCCCGGTGCTGTCCCTGAACCTGGAATACGACAAGATGTTCTGCGGCAGGGAAGATTGTGGTATCTGGACGGGCCTGGAAACGGCTTTCGCCTTCCGTGGCCACACCGAGTCGCGTACCGCAGTGGAATCTAACCTGACCATCCCGGGAACGGTGATCGATCCGGGTATCACGGTGTTGATTGATACCATCGATTCCTACCAGCCAGATATTTTCAGTGGCGGTATTCTTTATCACTTCTCGGACAACTTCCGCGCTGCGATCTCGGTTGAACAGCAGAACTGGAGTGACCTTGAGGATGAACTGGCTCGCGATACCGTGCGAGATCAGGCCAACGCAAAATTCAAAGACATTATTGTGCCGCGTATCGGTGCTGAGTGGACCGTTAACAAGCACATGATCCTGTTTGGTGGTGCTGCTTACCAGGAGAGCCCGCTGGAAAGTCTTCAGACCCCGGATGTGAACTTCTACGATAACGACAAGATTATCATCGGTCTGGGTAGCTCCTTGATCATTCACAACCCGCCGATCCTCGCCTATCCGGTTCGCCTTGACTTCGGTTACCAGTACCAGATGCTGGAAGAGCGCGAGTTTGAACTGACCAGCACTGAGCCGGGTGTTACCAATCCCTATGAGCGCGTGAGCACGGAAGGCGATGTCCATGTCTTCTCTGGCTCCGTCACCCTCAAGTTTTAA
- a CDS encoding Ig-like domain-containing protein — MKKNKIALIASAIAAASLVGCGGDSADVSFDTPTFNARNLHYTYPLDNQEQVAPRAIVALQFSHTVKASASNFAFTGPEGESVAFTLESVAGGKGVVLTPVDALKPASAYKVVMNGVKVLGETTTFKDGALNFTTRAALEGPLATQRTSDTFEVSSLFPDDGQFKSMDFSSFRVRTTQAIDVSSAVYGSTVSLMSNGELVPAQLLVGRTAITVDPKDDMVPGQTYELVIDGVKNEAGDTIAAFTHSTVPQDTTSPTTGERAVLVTNAPPADKDLGCLDEGVRLSALTGQPINCVPVIGTLLQDKTVSKQSGDVYAELAFAPSFPEVTPLRVKKGGILKGDALEVFIGGEVPVGFDSGEVTVQIISDATGYLFPNPNAESDNAPKQLRLMMDVATSTSDARANGAFTQNLMHLELVGTGLIEDGQLNTDAITVVEPRVLGVESSYGVLSFRMESYRDQENAPAQPLDTVNPFVPVMNGDNGAELSWQPGNVADRMEPGEPIVIHFNEALEPDSIIPGTTLQLTKGGVAEPFSWALSGNALVIHPDPAVEYGVEYVVTTTPEITDLAGNPLQMLDSLEGDNSLDFTLPEYVINDPGDVRRGPFASTVYPGFPCASTVADQTAIDSGFQGSCISSSAEAEQVVVDQIPIVDLPSNRSIIVRFSQNMDASTITLGNTFLVEKDNAGSWEPVAGELKVETRNVTFTPEQPWVEGALYRYVMAGNGGGTGCAGICSADGLPFQSAPLLGGGLKDGGPDMEILFKGGPAANTIFQELANLPSADVNNNFQIDSGEPVITGDTLDPADTPANATFIVPRGTGGEGLVSYANTGCGFDDTAGGTPTQCDSEKIMYVTGLLNTEILDFDEVEQGVPVVIYPTTVALTNLDATAVIGVQLTSEGTLDTLLGNIPLIGDALADVVNGLLDASLVSDLIEATNLDNIGLIPIDTATGPNIMRVRYEPEDPNDPNSPRTVPPVGYIVETPDGPVFRIPFDLLFDAPALSLPIGLEHNVKSLPIDNVVLEGPLDFLPDGRLFIGLQNQAPLDVDLEISLAGFEGGKVTLQIPAGGINLSYQSVSIQ, encoded by the coding sequence ATGAAAAAGAACAAGATTGCCCTCATCGCATCAGCCATAGCAGCGGCCTCCCTGGTCGGCTGCGGTGGCGACAGCGCCGATGTGAGCTTCGATACGCCCACTTTCAATGCGCGTAACCTGCATTACACCTATCCGCTGGATAACCAGGAACAAGTGGCTCCGCGTGCAATCGTGGCGTTGCAGTTCAGTCATACCGTTAAGGCGAGTGCCAGCAACTTCGCCTTTACTGGCCCGGAGGGTGAGAGCGTAGCCTTCACCCTGGAATCCGTAGCGGGTGGCAAGGGTGTGGTCCTGACTCCGGTGGACGCACTCAAGCCCGCCTCCGCCTATAAAGTGGTGATGAACGGGGTCAAGGTCCTGGGCGAAACCACCACGTTCAAGGATGGTGCCCTGAACTTCACCACCCGTGCCGCTCTGGAAGGTCCGCTGGCGACCCAGCGCACCAGCGACACGTTCGAGGTGTCCTCCCTGTTCCCGGATGATGGCCAGTTCAAGAGCATGGACTTCTCGTCCTTCCGTGTTCGCACCACCCAGGCCATTGATGTGAGCAGCGCCGTGTACGGCTCAACCGTTAGCCTGATGAGCAACGGTGAGCTTGTGCCGGCGCAATTGTTGGTGGGGCGCACCGCCATCACGGTAGATCCAAAAGACGACATGGTGCCCGGCCAGACCTATGAACTGGTCATCGATGGTGTGAAGAACGAGGCAGGCGATACCATTGCCGCCTTCACCCATAGCACTGTGCCGCAGGACACCACCTCCCCGACGACCGGTGAGCGTGCGGTTCTGGTGACGAATGCGCCGCCGGCAGACAAGGATCTGGGGTGTCTGGATGAGGGCGTACGCCTGTCAGCCCTGACCGGTCAGCCGATTAACTGTGTGCCAGTCATCGGTACCCTGCTGCAAGACAAGACCGTTTCCAAGCAGTCCGGGGATGTCTACGCAGAGCTGGCGTTTGCCCCGAGCTTCCCGGAGGTAACGCCACTGCGAGTGAAGAAAGGTGGCATCCTGAAAGGGGATGCGCTGGAAGTATTTATCGGCGGTGAAGTGCCGGTGGGCTTCGATTCCGGTGAAGTGACGGTGCAGATCATTTCTGACGCCACTGGCTACCTGTTCCCCAACCCCAACGCCGAAAGCGATAATGCGCCCAAGCAGCTGCGTTTGATGATGGATGTGGCCACTTCCACCTCCGACGCGCGCGCCAATGGTGCCTTCACACAGAATCTTATGCACCTGGAATTGGTGGGTACTGGCCTGATCGAAGATGGCCAGCTGAACACCGACGCCATCACGGTCGTTGAGCCTCGCGTGCTGGGTGTGGAAAGCAGCTACGGCGTACTCAGTTTCCGCATGGAATCCTATCGCGATCAGGAAAATGCGCCTGCGCAGCCGCTGGATACGGTGAACCCGTTTGTCCCGGTCATGAATGGAGATAATGGTGCTGAGCTGTCCTGGCAGCCGGGCAATGTGGCCGACCGTATGGAACCGGGTGAGCCCATTGTGATCCATTTCAATGAAGCGCTGGAGCCGGATTCCATTATCCCAGGCACCACGCTGCAGTTGACCAAGGGTGGAGTTGCTGAACCTTTCAGTTGGGCGTTGAGCGGTAATGCCCTGGTGATTCATCCCGATCCGGCGGTGGAATATGGTGTGGAGTATGTGGTCACAACCACGCCGGAAATTACCGATCTGGCGGGTAACCCCCTGCAAATGCTGGACAGCCTGGAAGGCGATAACAGTCTCGACTTCACCTTGCCAGAGTATGTGATCAACGACCCCGGCGATGTGCGTCGCGGTCCTTTCGCGTCCACGGTCTATCCCGGTTTCCCCTGTGCCAGTACGGTGGCAGATCAGACGGCGATCGATTCTGGCTTCCAGGGCTCCTGTATCTCTTCCAGTGCGGAAGCTGAACAGGTTGTCGTGGATCAGATACCCATCGTGGATCTTCCGTCCAACCGTTCCATCATTGTGCGTTTTTCCCAGAACATGGATGCGTCCACGATCACACTGGGTAATACCTTCCTGGTAGAGAAAGACAATGCAGGCAGCTGGGAGCCGGTTGCCGGTGAGCTGAAGGTGGAAACGCGCAATGTGACCTTTACTCCGGAGCAACCGTGGGTAGAGGGAGCCCTTTACCGCTATGTGATGGCGGGTAATGGTGGCGGCACCGGGTGTGCGGGTATCTGTTCCGCTGACGGCCTTCCTTTCCAGAGTGCCCCTCTGCTGGGTGGCGGTCTGAAAGACGGTGGTCCGGACATGGAGATCCTGTTCAAGGGCGGCCCTGCTGCCAACACCATCTTCCAGGAACTGGCGAACTTGCCCAGTGCCGATGTGAACAACAACTTCCAGATCGACAGCGGTGAACCGGTGATCACCGGTGACACCCTGGATCCGGCAGATACCCCGGCCAATGCCACCTTCATCGTGCCACGGGGTACCGGTGGTGAAGGGTTGGTGTCCTATGCCAACACCGGTTGCGGGTTCGATGACACAGCGGGTGGCACGCCGACACAATGTGATAGCGAGAAGATCATGTATGTGACCGGTTTGCTGAACACCGAAATCCTGGACTTCGATGAAGTGGAGCAGGGTGTGCCAGTGGTGATTTACCCCACCACGGTGGCGCTCACTAACCTGGATGCCACCGCAGTGATTGGTGTGCAGCTAACTTCCGAAGGCACCCTGGATACCTTGCTGGGAAATATCCCGCTGATTGGTGACGCGCTGGCTGATGTGGTCAATGGTTTGCTGGATGCCTCCTTGGTTTCCGATCTGATTGAGGCTACCAACCTCGATAACATCGGTTTGATCCCGATTGATACCGCAACCGGTCCCAACATCATGCGGGTGCGCTATGAGCCGGAAGATCCGAATGACCCGAACAGCCCGCGTACGGTGCCGCCGGTGGGCTATATCGTGGAAACCCCGGATGGTCCGGTATTCCGTATCCCGTTCGATCTGCTGTTCGATGCGCCGGCGCTGAGTCTGCCGATTGGTCTTGAGCACAATGTGAAGAGCTTGCCGATTGATAATGTGGTGCTGGAAGGGCCGCTGGACTTCCTGCCGGATGGCCGCCTCTTTATCGGCCTGCAGAATCAGGCTCCGCTGGACGTGGATCTGGAGATCTCACTGGCCGGTTTTGAAGGCGGCAAGGTGACACTGCAAATCCCGGCTGGCGGTATCAACCTCAGCTATCAGAGCGTGTCCATCCAGTAA
- a CDS encoding outer membrane protein transport protein yields the protein MSVSFSGRIAVMAGGVLMQSVALGSMGNIGTTYGVLPSDLASAQALSMFNSQVSATYYNPAYLAHDSRGELTVGLMHAEHELRANSLGGADAPLRRGDVLQDSPAQQVLIGMKTNLTSLTQYGHPFYLGFMLGVEEYGEEMLAFDSTTSQQGQYLEYGRQPLFLNLGGATQVWRGIDVGATARITLHAAADLRATTDLAGNTQYEQLDVSAKPSIRPILSMNMDWGKTFCAEGDNCWFDGLETAFAYRMYSNTQTEVSADAIIPGVIGAPGLPLRISTLDSYQPNILTGGLHYRADRWRAGVTLEWQQWSKLEEEFEDDTIKDQSVNGDVGQLKFKDILIPRIGGEFQLNEVFAVTGGLAFSESPLDSDASVDVNYLDGDKWIAGLGLTAKFDEPWLLAYPVRLDVGYQYQKLESRTFDIYDTQSAVYPQPSEQVEADGDVHVFSGSLTLKF from the coding sequence ATGTCTGTTTCCTTTTCGGGACGTATCGCCGTCATGGCTGGCGGTGTGTTGATGCAGTCTGTTGCCTTGGGAAGTATGGGTAACATTGGTACCACCTACGGCGTACTGCCTTCAGATCTGGCCTCGGCCCAGGCGTTGAGCATGTTTAACAGCCAGGTTTCCGCCACCTATTACAATCCGGCCTATCTGGCCCACGACTCACGTGGTGAGCTGACCGTCGGGTTGATGCATGCGGAGCATGAATTGCGCGCCAACAGCCTTGGCGGTGCTGATGCTCCGCTGCGGCGCGGTGATGTATTGCAGGATTCCCCTGCCCAGCAGGTGCTGATTGGCATGAAGACCAACCTGACCTCGCTCACCCAGTATGGCCACCCTTTCTATCTGGGTTTCATGCTCGGGGTGGAAGAGTACGGTGAGGAGATGCTGGCGTTTGATTCCACCACGTCTCAGCAAGGTCAGTATCTGGAATACGGTCGCCAACCCCTGTTCCTCAATCTGGGTGGTGCTACCCAGGTGTGGCGCGGTATTGATGTGGGGGCCACCGCACGGATCACCCTGCACGCGGCGGCGGATCTGCGCGCCACGACAGACCTGGCCGGCAATACCCAGTACGAACAGCTGGATGTCTCGGCCAAGCCCTCCATTCGCCCGATTCTCAGCATGAACATGGATTGGGGAAAAACCTTCTGCGCAGAAGGTGACAACTGTTGGTTCGATGGCCTGGAAACCGCCTTTGCCTATCGCATGTATTCCAACACCCAGACCGAAGTGTCCGCCGATGCGATTATTCCAGGGGTGATCGGTGCGCCGGGCTTGCCTCTGCGTATTTCCACTCTGGATTCCTATCAGCCAAACATCCTCACGGGTGGCCTGCACTACCGGGCGGATCGCTGGCGTGCCGGTGTCACCCTGGAATGGCAGCAGTGGTCAAAACTGGAAGAAGAGTTCGAGGACGACACCATCAAGGACCAGAGCGTTAACGGTGATGTGGGACAGCTGAAATTCAAGGATATTCTGATCCCCCGCATTGGCGGTGAGTTCCAGCTTAATGAGGTGTTTGCGGTCACTGGTGGTCTGGCGTTCAGTGAATCTCCACTGGATTCTGATGCGTCTGTGGACGTGAACTATCTTGACGGCGACAAGTGGATTGCCGGCCTTGGCCTGACGGCAAAATTCGACGAGCCCTGGTTGCTGGCCTATCCGGTGCGCCTGGATGTGGGTTACCAGTATCAAAAACTGGAGTCGCGCACCTTTGATATCTACGACACCCAATCTGCGGTTTACCCGCAGCCCAGTGAGCAGGTGGAAGCGGATGGCGACGTGCATGTCTTCAGTGGTTCGCTGACCCTGAAATTCTGA